From a region of the Thermus caldilimi genome:
- a CDS encoding PhzF family phenazine biosynthesis protein, producing MARIPYVIVDAFASTPGAGNRVAIVLDARGMNLEEMRNLARHLGEPETAFVMERQETLFAVRFFTPSGEVEFSGHAAIALGLTLVRLGLAPEGSKRLFLHTPTEALPVEILYEAGEPKKALVRGPAPRFRDLPPYQVLKEVLEALGSDERYLHRGLPYGIAYTGLWSLFVPLIAPGVVDTLEPEMKALAELSHQLEVATVHAYAPMGPRSFYARDFAPILGIPEDPVTGSANAALGALLARAGVVPRREGRVALTIYQGHRLGNPGVVEVVVEYSPTGQPYGVQIGGEAVQVSAGEV from the coding sequence ATGGCTAGGATTCCCTACGTGATCGTGGACGCCTTCGCCTCCACCCCGGGGGCCGGGAACCGGGTGGCCATAGTGCTGGACGCCCGGGGCATGAACCTCGAGGAGATGCGAAACCTGGCCCGGCACCTAGGCGAACCGGAAACCGCCTTCGTAATGGAAAGGCAAGAGACCCTGTTCGCCGTGCGCTTCTTCACCCCGTCGGGAGAGGTGGAGTTCTCCGGCCATGCCGCCATAGCCCTAGGCCTTACCCTGGTGCGCCTGGGCCTGGCCCCCGAGGGCAGCAAGAGGCTTTTCCTGCACACCCCCACGGAGGCCCTGCCGGTGGAGATCCTGTACGAGGCCGGGGAACCCAAGAAGGCCCTGGTGAGGGGCCCCGCCCCGAGGTTCCGGGATCTCCCCCCCTACCAGGTGCTCAAGGAGGTCCTCGAGGCCCTGGGCTCGGATGAGCGCTACCTGCACCGGGGTCTGCCTTACGGCATCGCCTACACCGGGCTTTGGAGCCTCTTCGTCCCCCTCATCGCCCCCGGGGTGGTGGATACCCTAGAGCCAGAGATGAAGGCCCTGGCCGAACTTTCCCACCAGCTGGAGGTGGCCACCGTCCATGCCTACGCCCCCATGGGACCAAGGAGTTTCTACGCCCGGGACTTTGCCCCCATCCTGGGCATTCCCGAAGACCCGGTGACAGGCTCCGCCAACGCCGCCCTGGGCGCCCTTCTGGCCCGGGCAGGGGTGGTGCCCAGGCGGGAAGGCCGGGTGGCCCTCACCATCTACCAGGGCCACCGCCTGGGCAACCCGGGCGTGGTGGAGGTGGTGGTGGAGTACAGCCCCACGGGCCAGCCCTACGGGGTGCAGATTGGGGGGGAAGCGGTCCAGGTATCCGCTGGGGAAGTTTGA
- the aspS gene encoding aspartate--tRNA ligase, whose translation MRRTHFAGSLREEHVGEEVVLEGWINRRRDLGGLIFLDLRDREGLVQLVAHPESPAYQEAERVRSEWVVRVKGTVRLRPEPNPRLPTGKVEVELSSLEVLSEAKTPPFPVDAGWRGEEEKEVSEELRLKYRYLDLRRRRMQENLRLRHRVIKAIWDFLDREGFIQVETPFLTKSTPEGARDFLVPYRQQPGLFYALPQSPQLFKQMLMVAGFDRYFQIARCFRDEDLRADRQPDFTQMDLEMSFVEVEDILEVNERLMAHVFREALGVELPLPFPRLTYQEAMERFGSDKPDTRFGLELKEVGHLFRESEFRVFREAERIKALAVPKALSRKEIADLEELAKRHGAGGLAFARVEEGGFAGGVARFLEPVRQSLLEATEAGLGDTLLFVAGPAKVAATALGQVRLKLAEILGLPREGFRFLWVVDFPLLEWDEERGQYTYMHHPFTSPHPEDLPLLDADPGRVRALAYDLVLNGTEVGGGSIRIHDPALQAKMFQVLGIGEEEQREKFGFFLEALTYGAPPHGGIAWGLDRLLALMTASPSIREVIAFPKNKEGKDPLTGAPSPVSEEQLRELGLMVIAHG comes from the coding sequence ATGCGCCGTACCCACTTCGCCGGAAGCCTAAGGGAAGAACACGTGGGGGAGGAGGTGGTCCTCGAGGGGTGGATAAACCGCCGCCGGGACCTGGGGGGGCTCATCTTCCTGGACCTCCGGGACCGCGAGGGTTTGGTCCAGCTGGTGGCCCACCCGGAAAGCCCCGCCTACCAGGAAGCGGAGCGCGTCCGCTCGGAGTGGGTGGTGCGGGTGAAGGGCACCGTGCGCCTCCGCCCGGAGCCCAACCCCCGCCTGCCCACCGGAAAGGTGGAGGTGGAGCTTTCCTCCCTCGAGGTCCTCTCCGAGGCCAAAACACCCCCCTTCCCCGTGGACGCCGGCTGGCGGGGCGAGGAGGAAAAGGAGGTTTCCGAAGAGCTCAGGCTCAAGTACCGCTACCTTGACCTGCGCCGGAGGAGGATGCAGGAAAACCTGCGCCTCCGCCATCGGGTCATCAAGGCCATCTGGGACTTCCTGGATCGGGAGGGCTTCATCCAGGTGGAAACCCCCTTCCTGACCAAAAGCACCCCGGAAGGGGCCCGGGATTTCCTGGTGCCCTACCGCCAGCAGCCTGGCCTCTTCTACGCCCTCCCCCAGTCGCCCCAGCTTTTCAAGCAAATGCTCATGGTGGCGGGTTTTGACCGCTACTTCCAGATCGCCCGCTGCTTCCGCGACGAAGACCTCCGGGCCGACCGCCAGCCCGACTTCACCCAGATGGACCTGGAGATGAGCTTCGTGGAGGTGGAGGATATCCTGGAGGTTAACGAAAGGCTCATGGCCCACGTGTTCCGGGAAGCCCTGGGGGTGGAGCTTCCCCTCCCCTTCCCCCGCCTCACCTACCAGGAGGCCATGGAGCGCTTCGGCTCGGACAAACCCGACACCCGCTTCGGCCTGGAGCTCAAGGAGGTGGGGCACCTCTTCCGGGAAAGCGAGTTTCGGGTTTTCCGGGAAGCGGAAAGGATAAAGGCCCTGGCGGTGCCCAAGGCCCTTTCCCGAAAGGAGATCGCCGACCTGGAGGAGCTGGCCAAACGCCATGGGGCGGGGGGCCTCGCCTTTGCCCGGGTGGAGGAGGGAGGATTCGCAGGCGGGGTGGCCAGGTTTCTGGAGCCCGTGCGGCAAAGCCTCCTGGAGGCCACGGAAGCCGGCCTGGGGGACACCCTCCTCTTCGTGGCCGGGCCCGCCAAGGTGGCGGCCACCGCCTTGGGGCAGGTGCGGCTTAAGCTGGCGGAGATCTTAGGCCTCCCCCGGGAGGGCTTCCGGTTCCTCTGGGTGGTGGACTTCCCCCTTCTGGAGTGGGACGAGGAAAGGGGCCAGTACACCTACATGCACCATCCCTTTACCAGCCCTCATCCCGAGGACCTACCCCTCTTGGATGCCGATCCTGGGAGGGTGCGGGCCTTGGCCTACGACCTGGTGCTGAACGGCACCGAGGTGGGAGGCGGGTCCATCCGCATCCACGACCCCGCTCTTCAGGCCAAGATGTTCCAGGTGTTGGGTATCGGGGAGGAGGAGCAGCGGGAAAAGTTTGGCTTCTTCCTCGAAGCCCTCACCTACGGGGCCCCACCCCACGGCGGCATCGCCTGGGGCCTGGACCGCCTCCTGGCCCTTATGACGGCCAGCCCGTCCATCCGCGAGGTTATCGCCTTCCCCAAGAACAAGGAGGGCAAAGACCCCCTCACTGGGGCCCCAAGCCCGGTGTCCGAGGAACAGCTTCGGGAACTCGGCCTCATGGTGATCGCCCATGGCTAG
- a CDS encoding heavy metal translocating P-type ATPase — MEAPRVRVFRVEGLDCADCALKVEKALSRVPGVVQAQVSFASGKAYLHLEVPGAEKEAEKAVSALGYRLKPEGETSRGVLGPWRWALASGGLLLAAFLASFLFPGLAPWGYGLAALVGVFPLARRAASLFRKNPFSMQALVTVATLGALLIGAEAEAAVVVFLFLVGEVLEAYSVAQARRALFALGELLPRRAYRLREGGLEEVPLSALRVGDLVRVPPGERVPADGVVVSGQASLEEAAFTGEPLPRPKGAGDRVYGGSLVVEGSLVVKVERLPEEGFLAEMERLAEEALLKKSQAERVVDAFSRRYTPAVLALAGFVALVLPLFQGDFLGHVYKALALLLIACPCALVVSVPAAIAAGVARGARAGVLFKSGAALERLAGVRFVALDKTGTLTLGKPTLVRVVTFGVSREEALALAKGVAEGSSHPLARAVREASGPEALPSEEHRTVPGLGAFARVEGREVGLVRPEAWDLSPGVQAQGKALAEEGLSLSLLVREGAPLALLAFQDTPRLEAREALAKLRQLGLKPVLLTGDREASALALATALGLASEEVRAGLSPLEKLRLVEEMEGRGRVAMVGDGVNDTPALARATVGLAVAEGAEAALQRADVGLLSLAALPRAFRLSRLTLGVVRQNVALAVGLKGLFLLTTLLGYTGLWAAVLADNGALVLVTVNSLRLLWSRV; from the coding sequence ATGGAGGCTCCCAGGGTTCGCGTGTTCCGGGTGGAGGGTCTGGACTGCGCCGACTGCGCCTTAAAGGTGGAGAAAGCCCTTTCCAGGGTACCTGGGGTGGTGCAGGCCCAGGTTAGCTTTGCCAGCGGTAAGGCGTACCTGCACCTCGAGGTTCCCGGGGCGGAGAAGGAGGCGGAAAAGGCGGTTTCCGCCTTGGGCTATCGCTTGAAGCCCGAGGGGGAAACGAGCAGGGGTGTTTTGGGACCCTGGCGCTGGGCCTTGGCTTCTGGGGGGCTTCTCCTGGCGGCCTTTTTAGCCTCCTTCCTCTTTCCCGGACTAGCCCCTTGGGGTTATGGGCTGGCGGCCTTGGTGGGGGTTTTCCCCCTTGCCCGCCGTGCGGCGTCCCTTTTTCGGAAAAACCCCTTCAGCATGCAGGCCCTGGTCACGGTGGCCACGTTGGGAGCCCTCCTCATCGGGGCGGAGGCCGAGGCGGCGGTGGTGGTTTTTCTCTTCCTCGTGGGGGAGGTATTGGAGGCCTATAGCGTGGCCCAGGCCAGACGGGCCCTTTTCGCTCTGGGAGAGCTTCTTCCCCGAAGGGCCTACCGCCTGAGGGAAGGCGGCTTGGAGGAGGTGCCCCTAAGTGCCCTGCGGGTGGGGGACCTGGTGCGGGTGCCCCCGGGGGAGCGGGTACCGGCCGACGGGGTGGTGGTGTCGGGGCAGGCTTCCTTGGAGGAGGCCGCCTTCACCGGGGAGCCCCTGCCTAGGCCCAAGGGAGCAGGGGATCGGGTTTACGGGGGCAGCCTGGTGGTGGAGGGAAGCCTGGTGGTAAAGGTGGAGCGCCTTCCCGAGGAGGGCTTCCTGGCGGAGATGGAACGCCTGGCGGAGGAGGCCCTTCTCAAGAAAAGCCAGGCGGAGCGGGTGGTGGATGCCTTTAGCCGTCGCTACACCCCGGCGGTCCTGGCCTTGGCAGGCTTTGTGGCCCTGGTCCTTCCCCTTTTTCAGGGGGATTTCCTTGGGCATGTGTACAAGGCCTTAGCCCTTCTCCTCATCGCCTGTCCCTGCGCCCTGGTGGTCTCGGTGCCGGCAGCCATCGCCGCGGGGGTAGCCCGGGGGGCCAGGGCGGGGGTGCTCTTTAAGAGCGGGGCGGCCTTGGAGCGCCTGGCCGGGGTGCGCTTTGTGGCCTTGGACAAGACGGGAACCCTGACCCTGGGAAAGCCCACCCTGGTGCGGGTGGTTACCTTTGGGGTTTCCAGGGAGGAGGCCTTGGCCCTAGCCAAAGGGGTAGCGGAAGGCTCCTCCCATCCCCTTGCTCGGGCGGTGCGGGAGGCTTCGGGTCCTGAGGCTTTGCCCTCGGAGGAGCACCGGACGGTGCCGGGCCTCGGGGCCTTCGCCCGGGTGGAGGGCCGGGAGGTGGGCTTGGTGCGGCCAGAAGCCTGGGACCTGTCCCCTGGGGTGCAGGCCCAGGGGAAGGCCTTGGCGGAGGAAGGCCTAAGCCTTTCCCTCCTGGTTAGGGAAGGGGCTCCCCTGGCCCTCTTGGCCTTCCAGGATACCCCTCGCCTCGAGGCTCGGGAAGCTTTGGCCAAGCTACGCCAGCTGGGCCTTAAGCCTGTCCTGCTCACCGGCGACCGGGAGGCCTCCGCCCTGGCCTTGGCCACGGCCTTGGGGCTGGCTTCCGAGGAGGTCCGGGCTGGTCTTTCCCCCCTGGAGAAGCTCCGCCTGGTGGAGGAGATGGAGGGAAGGGGCAGGGTGGCCATGGTGGGGGACGGGGTCAACGACACCCCCGCCCTGGCCCGGGCTACGGTGGGACTGGCGGTGGCCGAGGGCGCCGAAGCGGCCTTGCAGAGAGCGGACGTGGGCCTTCTAAGCCTTGCGGCCTTGCCCCGGGCTTTCCGTCTAAGCCGCCTGACCCTGGGCGTGGTCCGCCAGAACGTGGCCCTGGCGGTGGGGCTCAAGGGGCTTTTCCTCCTCACCACCCTCCTGGGGTACACGGGGCTTTGGGCTGCGGTGCTGGCGGACAACGGGGCGCTGGTGTTGGTGACGGTGAACAGCCTGCGTCTTTTGTGGAGCCGTGTATAG
- the nhaA gene encoding Na+/H+ antiporter NhaA has translation MPRPRYPRLLEQFLESEAKGGLVLFLAAFLAFVLANSPGAAAYFALREIPVGLRFGGFSLEKPLLLWVNDLLMALFFLLVGLELKREILSGELKELRKAGLVLAGALGGMAFPAVLYLMVNPSLPQARGWGVPMATDIAFALGVLALVPRVPLGLKLFLTALAIVDDLGAVLVIALFYTGGLEGTYLLLAALTLGVLLLLNRVGIWYLWPYLLLGLPLWYFVLKSGLHATLAGVLLALAIPLRRGRPFQGAAMETDPEALEGELEALEEEVGEAQSPLHRLEHTLHPWVAYGVLPTFAFFNAGVALTGLEFGAVALGVALGLLLGKPLGILLLVWLALRLRLGVLPEGVDLKAILGVGFLAGIGFTMALFIAGLAFEEGLLDQAKVGILSASLLAGLLGFILVRASLDRARA, from the coding sequence ATGCCCAGGCCCAGGTATCCCAGACTTCTGGAGCAGTTCCTTGAGAGCGAAGCCAAGGGGGGTTTGGTCCTCTTTTTGGCAGCTTTTCTCGCCTTTGTGTTGGCCAACTCCCCAGGGGCCGCGGCGTACTTTGCTTTGCGGGAAATTCCGGTAGGCTTGCGCTTTGGCGGTTTCTCCCTAGAAAAGCCCCTCCTCCTTTGGGTCAACGACCTTCTGATGGCCCTGTTCTTCCTGCTGGTGGGGTTGGAGCTCAAACGGGAAATTCTTTCCGGGGAGCTGAAGGAGCTTCGTAAAGCGGGCCTAGTCCTGGCGGGGGCTTTGGGAGGTATGGCCTTTCCCGCTGTCCTCTACCTCATGGTCAATCCCAGCCTGCCCCAGGCCCGGGGATGGGGCGTGCCCATGGCCACCGATATCGCTTTTGCCCTAGGGGTGTTGGCTCTGGTACCCCGGGTGCCCTTGGGGTTAAAGCTCTTTCTCACCGCCTTGGCCATTGTGGATGACCTGGGGGCGGTTCTGGTCATCGCCCTTTTCTACACGGGGGGCCTCGAGGGAACCTACCTTCTCCTGGCAGCCCTGACCTTAGGGGTACTCCTTCTCCTGAACCGGGTGGGGATTTGGTACCTGTGGCCTTACCTGCTCTTAGGACTGCCCCTTTGGTACTTTGTTCTGAAGTCCGGCCTTCACGCCACTTTGGCCGGGGTGCTCCTGGCCTTGGCCATACCTTTGCGGCGGGGCAGGCCTTTTCAGGGAGCTGCCATGGAAACGGATCCTGAGGCCCTGGAAGGGGAACTGGAGGCCTTGGAGGAAGAGGTGGGAGAGGCCCAAAGCCCCCTGCACCGCCTGGAGCACACCCTGCATCCCTGGGTGGCGTACGGGGTACTTCCCACCTTTGCCTTCTTCAATGCCGGGGTGGCGTTGACGGGCCTAGAGTTCGGAGCGGTGGCCCTCGGTGTGGCCCTGGGGCTTTTGCTGGGTAAACCCCTGGGAATCCTGCTTTTGGTCTGGCTCGCCTTGCGCTTGAGACTTGGGGTTTTACCCGAAGGGGTGGACCTGAAGGCCATCCTAGGGGTGGGTTTCCTTGCGGGCATTGGCTTCACCATGGCCCTTTTCATTGCCGGATTGGCCTTTGAGGAGGGCCTGCTGGACCAGGCCAAGGTGGGGATCCTCTCCGCTTCCCTGCTGGCGGGGCTACTGGGGTTTATCCTGGTGCGGGCTTCCCTTGACAGGGCCCGGGCCTAG
- the asnS gene encoding asparagine--tRNA ligase gives MRAFIDEIARYEGQEVELRGWLYQKRSKGKIHFLILRDGTGFLQATLFKGEVPEEVFEEAGHLPQETALKVYGLVRRDERAPGGFELSVRGLEVVSLPQAEYPIGPKEHGIDFLMDYRHLWLRHRRPFAVMRIRDEVERAIHDFFAERGFLRFDAPILTPSAVEGTTDLFQVDLFDGEKAYLSQSGQLYAEAGALAYGKVYTFGPTFRAERSKTRRHLLEFWMIEPEVAFMTHEENMALQEELVSYLAGRILERRAKELEMLGRDPKVLEPAAEGNYPRLTYKEAVALVNRLAEKDPDLSPLPYGEDFGAPHEAALSRQFDRPVFIERYPARIKAFYMESDPEDPELVLNDDLLAPEGYGEIIGGSQRIHDLELLRRKIQEFGLPEEVYDWYLDLRRFGSVPHSGFGLGLERTVVWICGLAHVREAIPFPRMYTRMRP, from the coding sequence ATGCGGGCCTTTATTGATGAGATCGCCAGATACGAGGGACAGGAAGTGGAGCTCAGGGGATGGCTCTACCAGAAGCGCTCCAAGGGAAAGATCCACTTCCTCATCCTCCGGGACGGTACCGGCTTTCTCCAGGCCACCCTTTTTAAGGGGGAGGTACCGGAGGAGGTCTTTGAAGAGGCGGGCCATCTCCCCCAGGAAACCGCCCTCAAGGTCTATGGCCTGGTGCGACGGGACGAAAGGGCCCCAGGGGGCTTTGAGCTTTCCGTGCGCGGCCTCGAGGTGGTGAGCCTCCCGCAAGCGGAGTACCCCATCGGCCCTAAGGAGCACGGGATCGACTTCCTCATGGACTACCGGCACCTTTGGCTCCGCCACCGCCGCCCCTTTGCGGTGATGCGCATCCGGGACGAGGTGGAAAGGGCCATACACGACTTCTTCGCCGAGCGGGGCTTCCTACGCTTTGACGCCCCCATCCTCACCCCAAGCGCCGTGGAGGGCACCACCGACCTCTTCCAGGTGGACCTCTTTGATGGGGAAAAGGCCTACCTCTCCCAGTCGGGGCAACTTTACGCGGAGGCCGGAGCCTTGGCCTACGGGAAGGTCTACACCTTCGGCCCCACCTTCCGCGCAGAGAGGAGCAAAACCCGCCGCCACCTTTTGGAGTTCTGGATGATTGAGCCCGAGGTGGCCTTCATGACCCACGAAGAGAACATGGCCCTGCAGGAGGAGTTGGTGAGCTACCTGGCAGGGCGCATTCTGGAGCGCAGGGCAAAGGAGCTGGAGATGCTGGGGCGGGACCCCAAGGTGCTGGAACCCGCCGCAGAAGGAAACTACCCCCGCCTCACCTACAAGGAAGCCGTGGCGCTGGTAAACCGGCTAGCAGAGAAGGACCCCGATCTATCCCCTCTTCCCTACGGGGAGGACTTCGGCGCCCCCCACGAGGCCGCCCTAAGCCGCCAGTTTGACCGGCCTGTCTTCATAGAGCGCTACCCCGCCCGCATCAAGGCCTTTTACATGGAGTCGGACCCGGAGGATCCGGAACTGGTCCTCAACGACGACCTCCTTGCCCCCGAGGGGTACGGGGAGATCATCGGGGGTAGCCAGAGGATCCATGACCTGGAACTTCTACGCAGGAAAATCCAAGAGTTCGGCCTCCCAGAGGAGGTCTACGACTGGTATCTGGATCTGAGGCGCTTTGGTAGCGTGCCCCATTCGGGTTTCGGATTGGGCCTCGAGCGTACCGTGGTCTGGATCTGCGGCCTCGCCCACGTGCGCGAGGCGATTCCCTTCCCCCGGATGTACACCCGGATGCGGCCCTAA
- the hisS gene encoding histidine--tRNA ligase: protein MAVRGTKDLFGKELRLHQHIVATARRVLEAAGALELITPVFEETQVFEKGVGIATDIVRKEMFTFQDRGGRSLTLRPEGTAAMVRAYLEHGMKVWPQPVRLWMAGPMFRAERPQKGRYRQFHQVNYEALGSESPILDAEAVVLLYESLKELGLRHLTVKLSSVGDPEDRARYNAYLREVLSPHREALSQDSQERLELNPMRILDSKSEQDQALLKELRIRPMLDFLGEEAKAHLKAVERHLGRLSVPYELDPTLVRGLDYYVRTAFEVHHAEIGAQSALGGGGRYDGLSELLGGPRVPGVGFAFGVERVALALEAEGFGLSEERGPDLYLIPLTEGAVAEAFYLAERLRPRLRVEYALTPKKPGKGVEEALKRGTAFVGFLGEDELKAGEVTLKRLSTGEQVRLPQTEALGFLLSALA, encoded by the coding sequence ATGGCCGTGCGCGGCACCAAGGATCTTTTCGGCAAAGAGCTAAGGCTCCACCAGCACATCGTGGCCACCGCCCGCCGGGTGCTGGAGGCGGCGGGGGCTTTGGAGCTCATCACCCCGGTGTTTGAGGAAACCCAGGTCTTCGAGAAAGGGGTGGGGATCGCCACCGACATCGTCAGGAAGGAGATGTTCACCTTCCAAGACCGGGGAGGGCGTTCCCTCACCCTGCGCCCGGAGGGCACCGCCGCCATGGTACGGGCCTATCTGGAACACGGGATGAAGGTCTGGCCCCAGCCCGTGAGGCTCTGGATGGCAGGGCCCATGTTCCGGGCAGAGCGCCCCCAGAAGGGGCGCTACCGCCAGTTCCACCAGGTGAACTACGAGGCCCTGGGCTCGGAAAGCCCCATCCTGGATGCGGAGGCCGTGGTGCTCCTGTATGAAAGCCTTAAGGAGCTCGGCCTAAGGCACCTCACCGTCAAGCTGTCCTCCGTGGGGGACCCCGAGGACCGGGCCCGCTACAACGCCTACCTGCGGGAGGTCCTCTCCCCCCATCGGGAGGCCCTCTCCCAGGACTCCCAGGAGCGCCTGGAGCTCAACCCCATGCGCATCCTGGACTCCAAGAGCGAGCAAGACCAAGCCCTCCTCAAGGAGCTCCGGATCCGGCCCATGCTGGACTTCCTGGGGGAGGAAGCGAAGGCCCATCTGAAGGCGGTAGAACGCCATCTGGGAAGGCTTTCCGTGCCCTACGAACTGGACCCAACCCTGGTGCGGGGCCTGGACTACTACGTGCGTACCGCCTTCGAGGTACACCATGCGGAGATCGGGGCGCAGAGCGCCCTGGGGGGCGGGGGAAGGTACGACGGGCTTTCCGAGCTCCTGGGGGGGCCACGGGTACCTGGGGTGGGTTTCGCCTTCGGGGTGGAGAGGGTGGCCCTGGCCCTCGAGGCGGAGGGATTCGGGCTTTCCGAGGAAAGAGGCCCGGACCTCTACCTCATCCCCCTCACGGAGGGTGCGGTGGCCGAGGCCTTTTACCTGGCGGAGAGGCTGAGGCCCCGCCTGCGGGTGGAATACGCCCTTACCCCCAAGAAACCGGGCAAAGGCGTGGAGGAAGCCTTGAAACGAGGTACCGCCTTCGTCGGCTTTCTGGGAGAGGATGAGCTCAAAGCGGGAGAGGTCACCCTAAAGCGGCTTTCCACGGGGGAGCAGGTTCGCTTACCCCAGACGGAAGCGTTGGGCTTCCTTCTTTCCGCCCTGGCGTGA
- a CDS encoding HAD family hydrolase translates to MVRLVFVDVDGTLVGKEGVPECVWPAVEALRAKGIRLSLITGRPGRGHALAYARRLDPAGLHVFESGAVVLALSRDPHSPPAHPLLVEALPQEAAREAIRLARRLGLPLEGYTADGGFFVEGDSPLLKAHQELLGVVAEEADLLRLPTPLVRLQVLAEAQAPLGALMDPLPQDLQAHVAESPRMPGVRFVSLTKRGVSKLSAARFVAESYGLTLAQCAMVGDGENDLELIQGVGLGIAMGNASPQVKKAAQRVVAPVEACGLAEALASLLPSQRP, encoded by the coding sequence ATGGTGCGACTGGTCTTCGTGGACGTGGACGGTACCTTGGTGGGCAAGGAGGGGGTGCCGGAGTGCGTGTGGCCAGCGGTGGAGGCCTTAAGGGCCAAAGGCATCCGCCTAAGCCTCATCACCGGTCGGCCGGGCCGGGGGCACGCCCTGGCTTACGCCCGCAGGCTGGACCCCGCAGGTCTCCACGTGTTCGAGTCTGGGGCAGTGGTCCTGGCGTTGTCCCGGGATCCTCACTCCCCTCCCGCTCACCCCCTCCTGGTGGAGGCCCTGCCCCAGGAGGCGGCCCGGGAAGCCATCCGCCTGGCCCGCAGGCTGGGGCTTCCCCTCGAGGGCTACACCGCCGACGGGGGCTTTTTCGTAGAGGGGGATAGCCCCCTCCTAAAGGCCCACCAGGAACTCCTGGGCGTGGTGGCCGAGGAAGCGGACCTGCTAAGGCTTCCTACCCCCCTGGTCCGCCTCCAGGTGCTGGCCGAGGCCCAAGCCCCCCTGGGCGCCCTCATGGACCCTTTGCCCCAGGACCTCCAGGCCCACGTGGCGGAAAGCCCCAGGATGCCCGGGGTGCGGTTCGTATCCCTGACCAAGCGGGGCGTGAGCAAGCTCTCGGCCGCCCGCTTTGTGGCGGAAAGCTACGGCCTGACCCTGGCCCAATGCGCCATGGTGGGGGATGGGGAAAACGACCTGGAACTTATCCAAGGAGTAGGCCTGGGCATCGCCATGGGGAACGCTTCGCCCCAGGTCAAGAAAGCGGCCCAACGGGTGGTGGCTCCCGTGGAGGCATGCGGCCTGGCGGAGGCCCTTGCCAGCCTATTGCCCAGTCAAAGGCCTTAA
- the pdxT gene encoding pyridoxal 5'-phosphate synthase glutaminase subunit PdxT has product MRSVVGVLALQGDFREHKEALRRLGIEAKEVRKKEHLEGVSALLIPGGESTTIGKLAREYGIEEEVRRRVGEGSLALFGTCAGAIWLAREILGYPEQPRLGVLDVAVERNAFGRQVESFEEDLEIRGLGPFHGVFIRAPAFRRLGEGVEVLSELEGLPVLVRQGKILASTFHPELTQDPRLHRYFLELAGL; this is encoded by the coding sequence ATGAGGAGCGTGGTTGGCGTTTTGGCCCTACAGGGGGATTTCCGTGAACACAAGGAAGCGCTTAGGCGCTTGGGGATAGAGGCTAAGGAGGTGCGTAAGAAGGAGCACCTGGAAGGAGTGAGCGCTTTGTTGATCCCGGGGGGCGAGTCCACCACCATCGGCAAGCTGGCTCGGGAGTATGGCATAGAAGAGGAGGTGCGAAGGCGGGTGGGGGAGGGCTCCCTTGCCCTCTTTGGCACCTGCGCCGGGGCCATCTGGCTTGCCCGGGAGATTCTAGGCTACCCCGAACAGCCCCGGCTGGGAGTGCTGGACGTGGCGGTGGAGCGCAACGCCTTTGGCCGGCAGGTGGAGAGCTTTGAGGAAGACTTGGAGATTCGGGGCCTGGGGCCCTTCCACGGGGTCTTCATCCGGGCTCCCGCCTTCCGCCGCCTGGGAGAAGGAGTAGAGGTGCTTTCGGAGCTAGAGGGCCTACCTGTACTGGTGCGCCAGGGTAAGATTTTGGCCAGCACTTTCCACCCCGAGCTTACCCAGGACCCCAGGCTTCACCGGTACTTCCTGGAGCTAGCGGGCCTTTAG
- a CDS encoding ArsR/SmtB family transcription factor has protein sequence MARAVCGVYEIHPERVEKARAALPEGAVLGEAALLLKALADPTRMRLLLALKAAEELCVCDLALLAGVSVSAVSHQLRLLRQARLVAFRREGKQVYYRLADHHVERLLEGALEHALENT, from the coding sequence ATGGCGCGGGCAGTGTGTGGGGTGTACGAGATCCACCCTGAGCGGGTGGAGAAGGCCCGCGCGGCCTTGCCCGAGGGGGCGGTGCTAGGGGAAGCCGCCCTCCTCCTTAAGGCTTTGGCCGACCCCACCCGGATGCGCCTTCTTCTGGCGTTGAAGGCGGCGGAGGAGCTTTGCGTGTGCGATCTGGCCCTCCTTGCCGGGGTTTCGGTTTCCGCGGTGAGCCACCAGCTCAGGCTTCTGCGCCAGGCCCGGCTGGTGGCCTTCCGCCGGGAGGGGAAGCAGGTCTATTACCGCCTGGCGGACCACCACGTGGAGAGGCTGCTGGAAGGAGCCCTGGAGCACGCGCTAGAGAATACTTGA